The window GCGGAAGCCGACGGTCTGCGTGTAGCGACGCCGACGGAAGCAGCCAGCCAAGCGGACGTCGTCTCCGTATTGGTGCCGGACACCGTCCAGCCAGCCGTCTATGACGACATCAAGTCCGAACTGGAAGCGGGCGATACCCTCCAGTTCGCACACGGGTTCAACATTCACTACGGTCAGATCGAACCGCCGGAGGACGTGGACGTGACCATGGTCGCGCCGAAATCGCCGGGTCACCTCGTCCGACGAAACTACCAAGCCGACGAAGGCACGCCGGGATTGCTCGCGGTCTACCAAGACGCCAGCGGCGAGGCGAAAGCCGAGGGGCTGGCCTACGCGAAGGCTATCGGCTGTACTCGGGCGGGCGTGGTGGAAACGACCTTCCAGGAGGAGACGGAAACCGATCTGTTCGGCGAGCAAGCCGTGCTCTGTGGCGGCGTCACGGAACTCATCAAGATGGGTTACGAGACGCTGGTAGACGCAGGTTACTCGCCGGAGATGGCATATTTCGAGTGTCTGAACGAAATGAAGCTCATCGTGGACCTGCTGTACGAGGGCGGCCTCGGCGAGATGTGGGATTCGGTGTCCGACACCGCCGAATACGGCGGCCTGACCCGCGGCGAGGTCGTCGTTGACGACCACGCCCGCGAGCAGATGGAGACGGTGCTGGAGGGCGTGCAGAACGGCGAGTTCGCTCGCGAGTGGATTCTGGAGAACCAAGCCGGACGACCGGCCTACCGACAGAAGCGGCAGGCCGAAAAAAGCCACGACATCGAGGACGTCGGTTCGGAACTGCGGGACCTGTTCGCGTGGGCCGACGAGGACGAAGCTGATGAAACGGAGAAAACGGAGGTGCCAGCCGATGACTAACGAATCGAACGATAGCACGAGAGCGATGGCCGACGTGAGCCACGTCCATCCCTACGCCGACCAAGGTGCGATGACACGGCTGTTCAACCGTGGACCGACCGTGGCGGACGGTGGGGTTACGGAGGACGTGACCGACGAAACCGAACCCGACACGATGGCTGAGGTGTCACATTCCCCGCCGGAGGGGGCCGGTGATTCAGCGACAGTCTTCGAACGCGGCTACGAGCATCGGGTACGGGAGACATGAGCGAGGGGACGCTGTACGACACGGTGTGGGACGAACACCGCGTCACCGACCTCCCGACTGGACAGACCCAACTGTTCGTCGGGTTGCATCTCATCCACGAAGTGACGAGTCCCCAAGCCTTCGGAATGTTAGGGGAGCGCGACATGGAAGTCGCCTATCCGGACCGCACGCACGCGACGGTTGACCACATCGTTCCGACTGCCGACCAGTCTCGGCCCTACAGCGACGACTCCGCCGAGGAGATGATGGCGGAACTGGAAGACAACGTCCGAGAGGCGGGCATCGATTTCTCACACCCCGACTCGGGGGACCAGGGAATCGTCCACGTCATCGGCCCGGAACAGGGACTCACCCAACCCGGCATGACGATCGTCTGTGGCGACAGTCATACCGCCACTCACGGTGCGTTCGGCGCGCTCGCGTTCGGCATCGGAACCAGCCAGATTCGGGACGTGCTGGCCACCGGCACCGTGGCGATGGAGAAACAGGACGTCCGACAGATTCGCGTCACCGGCGACCTCGGACTCGGTGTCTCCGCGAAGGACGTGATTCTGGAAATCATCCGCCGACTCGGCACTGACGGCGGCGTCGGCTACGTCTACGAGTACGCGGGCGAAGCGATCGAGAACCTAGGAATGGAAGGTCGGATGAGCATCTGCAACATGTCCATCGAGGGCGGCGCTCGTGCGGGCTACGTCAACCCCGACGAGACGACGTACGAGTATCTGCGCGAGACGGACGCCTTCCGCGACGATCCTGAAAAATTCGAGCGACTGAAATCGTACTGGGAGTCGGTCCGTTCGGACGAGGACGCCCAGTACGACGACGTGGTCGAAATCGACGGCAACAGCCTCGAACCGATGGTGACGTGGGGGACGACGCCCGGTCAGGGGGTCGGCGTCACGGAACCGATTCCGGAACCGGACGAGTTGCCCGAATCGAAGCGAGAGACGGCCCGGCAAGCGCAGGCGCACATGCGTGTCGAACCCGGCGAGACGATGGCTGGGTACGATATCGACGTGGCGTTCCTCGGGTCCTGTACGAACGCCCGCCTGCCCGACTTGCGGCGGGCCGCCCGAATCGTGGATGGTCGCGAAGTCCACACCGACGTGCGGGCGATGGTCGTTCCCGGCAGTCAGCGCGTGAAAGCCGCCGCGGAGCGCGAAGGATTGGACGACGTGTTCCGTGAGGCCGGCTTCGACTGGCGAGCTGCTGGCTGTTCGATGTGCCTCGGGATGAATTCGGATCAACTGGACGGCGACGAGGCCTGTGCGTCCTCCTCGAATCGCAACTTCGTCGGACGGCAGGGCAGTCCGGACGGACGAACCGTCTTGATGAGTCCCGAAATGGTCGCCGCTGCCGCGATACGCGGCGAAGTGACGGACGTACGCGAGTTAAAGGAGGTTGCGGAAGCATGACGAAAACGAATGAGGGCACGACCGACGAAATAGAATCGACATCGGGAACCGGCGTTGCGGTTCGTGGGAACGACATCGACACCGACCAGATCATCCCGGCGCGATTCATGAAGGTCGTCACGTTCGACGGACTGGGACAGTTCTCCTTTTTCGATCAACGGTTTACGGACGAGGACGAGCAAAAAGACCATCCGTTCAATCGCGACCAGCACCGGAACGCCTCGGTGCTGGTCGTCAACGCGAACTTCGGTTGTGGTTCCTCCCGCGAGCACGCGCCGCAGGCGCTCGCTCGCTGGGGTATCGATGCCATCGTCGGCGAGAGTTTTGCCGAGATTTTTGCCGGCAATTGTCTCGCGCTTGGAATTCCGACCGTCACCGCCGACGCGGAGACGGTCGGCGAACTACAGGCGTTCGCCGAGTCCAACCCTGACGCCGAAATCGAGGTGGACGTGGCGAACGAGACGGTTCGCTACGGCGACCGCGAAGTCGAAGTGAACGTGGACGACGCCCAACGAAAAGCCCTCGTGGAAGGGATTTGGGATACGACAGCACTGATGAAATCGAACGAGAAAGCGGTCGCAGAGACGGCAGAAAAGTTGCCATACGTGGAATCATGACCGAGCAGATCGCGATCGTTTCCGGCGATGGAATCGGACAGGAAGTCGTACCCGCGACTCGGCGAGTGCTCGAAGTCATCGGGCCGCAGTTCGAATTCATGGAGGCCGACGCAGGCGATGCCGTGAAAGAGGAAACCGGAACCGCGCTCCCCGACGGAACCCGCGAGCTGGTCGCCGGTGCCGATGCGACCCTGTTCGGCGCGGCGGGCGAGACGGCGGCGGACGTCATTCTTCCGCTCCGACGGGCAGTAGACTCGTTCGTCAACGTCCGCCCCGCGAGAGCGTATCCGGGGACGGACGCACTTCGGCCCGAAACCGACCTCGTCTTCCTCCGGGAGAACACCGAGGGCGTCTACGCGGGTCACGAATCCCGACTGACCCACGACGTGACCACACTGACCCGCGTCGTTACCGAATCCGCCTCCGAACGACTCGCGGAATTCGCCTGCGAATACGTTGACGAGCGTGACGAGGACGGGTTCACCATCGCACACAAGGCCAACGTGATGCGCGAGACGGACGGCCTCTTTCGGGACACGGTGGACCGCGTAGCGGACGTTCGCGGTGTCCCCCACGACGAAGCCCTGATGGACGCACTGGCGACCCATCTCTGTCTCCGGCCGGAGGAGTATGGCGTTATCGTCTGTCCGAACCTCGCTGGCGACGTGCTCTCCGACCTCGCCGCCGGATTGGTCGGCGGTCTGGGTCTCCTCCCCTCTGCAAACATCGGCCCGGAAAACGCCCTGTTCGAACCGGTTCACGGTACCGCCCCGGACATCGCGGGCGAGGGTGTCGCGAATCCCTGTGCGACGATGTTCTCGGCGGCGATGCTACTGGAGTATCTGGGCTATGACGGGGAGGGACAAGCGGTTCGTGACGCGGTCGAATCGGTGCTGGAGAACGGTCCGCGAACGCCCGATTTGGGAGGTTCTGCCGGAACCGGCGAGGTCACTGAGGCGGTTCTGACGCGGTTGTCGTAAACTCGTTTTGTTTTCCCTACTCGGGTCAGAATAGGCCAGAAGCCGCCACGAACATACCAAGTGCGCTGATTCCCACGAACGCGATTCGGGTCATTAGTTCCTTCTAGACCGCTGGTTCAACTTCGTTCCACGACCGCGTGCTTCCGATTGCATCCAACTGTTCGCTGAACCGGACGAGATGATACGAATAGCGATAGTCGACCGCACCGAATAGAAGTCCCGCGAGACCGAAAAGAACCGTTTCGAAATCTACCATGGCTGAAAACTATTTTTAACAATCAAATATTTTCTGTTGCCTCAGGGAACGCGGTCGTTTTTCGCCGTCTCTGGCGAACAGTTGTCGTGTTCGTTCGCTCCTCCACGAACTGCTGAAACTCACTCCACGGAAATCATCATTAACGAGGGACTCGACCACGAATCTCCGGATTCCATATTGCACCACGACGGACACGAAACACTCATTTTGAAACCTGCCAATAAATTAATTGATGAAAACCAGGTTATTCTCTCTGCCTGTTGCAGTAGCAACACTGGTTCTCCTCGCGGGATGTGCTGGGGTTTTTACGCAAGGACAGCCGAATACGACGGCAAGAACGCCGGAGACGGTCGAACCGACGACGACCGAGATACTCGAATCGATCACCACGACACAGCAAACGACCAGTCGTGTCGGTATTCGGGACGCAGAACTCGATTCGTTTGTCCGGACAGGAATCGACTGCGACCGGAATCCGAGAACGCTCAGGTTCGGGAAATCCACCACGACCGACACCATCGTAATCTCGGTGCAAGGACGCGTTCGCGTGAATGATACGGCTGTCGTGGTGAAACAACCCCGATTGGTGAAAACCGGGGCGACCACCTACCGACTGAATATCGAGTCGCACGCCGCGGAAACCGTCGGTCGGAGTTGCCTCGCTGAAGCAGGGTACGAAGCGACCGTTCTCCTGCCGAATCTGGCCGAAACCGAACTCGTTGTTTCCCACAACGGCGAAACGACCGGTTCCATCGGACACCAAACCGAATCCGGCGAAACGTCGCAGGCGGAAACGAAGACGGGAATAACCGAAACCGCTACCCGCCACTTTCGAGTACGAATCGCATGACACTCCTCGACGACGTCTACGAAACGCACATCGAAGTGGCCGACCTCGACCGGGCGATGGAATTTTACGGCAACACGCTCGGACTCGAACTGGATCGCCACGAAGAAGAACGCGGCATTGCGTTTTACTTTACTGGCACTCCGCGCTCGATGCTCGGCGTGTGGGAAGAGGACGACCCGGAGCCAGGACACTTTGCTTTCCGCGTTTCGGAAAATCGGGTTGACGAGATGCTTCCCTTCCTCGAAGCACGCGACATCGAACCGCGCGCCGCGTTCGGGGTCGAACCCGACGAACCAATCGTCCACCCGTGGATGCCGAGCGCGACGGTGTACTTTGCCGACCGGGACGGGAATTCGCTGGAACTGCTCGCTGACTTGTCCGACGACCCAGACCCGGATAAAAACCGATGCCCCTGAGCGAGTGGCGCGAGCGACAGAATTGACTACGCTTGCCGATAATTACGTCTCAAGCCATCCGTCTATTTCATCAACGCTTACGACATGTGCAAGGACGAACAGAACGAGGGCGAGTCCCAATCCTGCCACAAAACTAGATATTCTTGCCGACGGCAAGTCGAAGGTGAACAACGCTCACCAGACGCCGATGGCGTAGAGGCAGATTACCAGAACATGGCCGGAAACTCCGATTCCATGGAACCACTCGCCGACTCGCTTTCCGAAAGACGAGTTACTCACTGGCCCCAGCGCAACCACGGTCACAACGAATCCAACGGCGACCCAGCCTCACGAGACCGAATCGAATGGGAACAACCGCAGTACCAATGAAATAAGAAAGAAACCCACCGTCGTAATCTCAACCCACGTTGGTGGGCGGTTCGGAAGCCACGACGAAACCAGTTCAGAGACCATACCAATCGGATAATTCCTTTTCAGTAACGAATACTTGGTCGTTCTATCGATGAAACCAGAGTTCCACACCCAAAACTCAGTCAGTCAATCCGTAGCCACGCCGGAAGAGATACGCATCGAGGAACATGAACACGAGCGTCAGACCCGAGAGTACGGCCAGCGAGAGGTTCGGGTTGACTTCGGATGCCCCTAAGAAACCGTACCGAATCCCGTTGACCATGTAGACCATCGGGTTGAGCAGGGTCACGTCTCGGAAAATTCCCGACGGAAGACTGTTGATAGTGTAGAAGACGCCGCCGAAGAAAACGAGGGGGCGGACGATGAACTGGTTCATCATCGTCAGGTTGTCCCAGTCGTCGGCCCACAGGCCGCCAACGACGCCGAAACTCGAAAAGAGGAGCGTGATGACGAGCGCGAAGGCGACGAGGTAGAACGGTTGGGCGACCCCGACGTTCGTGAAGAACGCGCCGATTCCGGCGATGAGTGCGCCCACCAGCAGTCCGCGGACCGCACCGGAGACGATGTACGCCGCGACCATCCGCGAGTAGGACATCGGCGAGGTCAGCGTCTCCTCGATATAGCGGTTCCAGCGCCCGTGGAAGATGGAAAACGAGGAGTTCTCGAAGGCGTTCGAGATCGCGCCGAGCACCACGAGTCCGGGAAGGATGAACGTAATATAGTCAACGGTCAGCCCATCGAACTCCATCGTTCCGACGCGTCCGCCGAGGACGACGCCGAACACGGCGAAATACAACACGTTCGTCACGAACGGCGGGACGAACGTGTTCCGCGGCCTGCGGAGGAAACGCAGAATCTCCCTGCGTGTAAGCGTCACGAAACCGGTGAGTCCAGTCACGCTCGCTCACCGCCGTCCGTAACTGCCGGAACGGTCTCCGTCTCCGTGTCGGCTTCTCCGCTTTCAGTTCGAGTCATCGACACGAACACCTCTTCGAGCGACGTTCGGGAGATATCGAAATACTCGATATCGAACCCCTTCCGGTCGAGTTCGCGGACCAGTTCCGGTGCCAGCAGTCCGGCCTCCCGTGCCGTGATGACGAGGTCGTCACCGTCCAGTTCCACGTCCAGAATCCTGTCGCGTCCCGCCGAAAGATGGGGTTCGGTTTCGGGCGGATCGCGGAGCGTGACCGTAACCTTGTCCGGTCCTTGGTTCATCAACTCGTCGGGGCTCGCCACCTCGACGATTTCGCCCGAGTCCAAAATCGCCACCTCGTCACAGAGCCGTTCCGCTTCCTCGATGTAGTGGGTCGTGAGCAGTATCGTGGTTCCTGATTCGTTGAGTTCGATGATCGTGTCCCACAGTTCGTGGCGAATCTGCACGTCCACACCAGCGGTCGGTTCGTCCAAGATGAGCAGGTCGGGGTCGGTGATGAGCGCTCGCGCCAACATGAACCGGCGTTTCATCCCGCCCGAAAGCCAGTCGAATCGCGTGTCGCGTTTGTCGTAGATGCCGACCCGTTTCAGCACCTCGTCGGCCTTTTCTTTCGCCTTCGATTTCGGAATCCCGTGATATCCTGCCTTGTGCTCCAGCACTTCCCGAATCGGGAAGAAACGGTCGACGTTGAACTCCTGTGGTGCGAGACCGATTCGGTCGCGCGCATCGCGGTACTCGTCCTCCACGTCCGCGCCGAACACTTCCGCGGTACCACCGGATTTTTTCACTAGTCCGACGAGGACGTTGATGAACGTCGTCTTGCCCGCGCCGTTCGGCCCGAGTAGTCCGAAAAACGACCCTTCCGGAACGTCGAGCGAAACCCCCTTCAGTGCCCGTACGTCCCCGTACTCCTTCTCCAAGTCCCTGATACGTATCGCAGAATCCATCGAAAACCCGTAACAACCGTGCGGGGTTAAGCCTGCTGAACTGGTTAGAGTGTCGCAAGCACGGCGTCGGCGTCGTCCAGATAGGCCTCCAACTGTTCCTCCCCGTGAGCGAACGAGAGGTGGTGGCGCTTGTACGGGTTTGGCGTAAAGAAGTGACCGCGTTCGCGCATCCCGGCCGCGAATTCACGGAACGTTCCCTCGTCTAATCCGAGGACATCCTCGTAGTTTTTCGGCTCACCCGTCACGCCGAACTGGAGGCTAAAGATGCTCCGATGGCCGACGACGCGTCCTTCGATGCCGTGGTCGGTCAGCAGGTCGCGAAGTCCGGCACGATACTCGTCGCCGAGATCGGTGACGTGGTTCTGCACGTCCTCCTCAACGATCGTGTCGATGGTCTCTCGTGCCGCGGCGAGTCCGGGCAGGTTGCCCGAGTAGGTCCCGCTGATGACGACGCCGCTCTTGTTGTCACCGCCCGCCTGCGAAAGCAAGTCTTCTCGTCCGCCAACCGCCGCGACCGGGTAGCCGTTGCCGAGTGCCTTCGCCACGCAGGTCAAGTCGGGCGTGATGCCGAATTCGCCCTGTGCTCCATGCGGCGAGTGTCGGAATCCCGTGATCACCTCGTCGAAGATGAGCGGCACGTCGGCGTCGTCGGTCAGTTCCCGAAGGTGCTGAAGGAAATCGTGGTCGGGGAGAAGGCATCCGACCGAGTGGGGGACCGGTTCGAGGATGACGCCCGCGAGGTCGTCACCGTGCTCGCGGAAAACCGCCTCGACCGCCGCCGAGTCGTTGAACGGGACGACGAGCGTGTTCTCGACCGCAGATCGGAGCATACCCGCCGACTCGGGGTACTGCTCGCCGAGACCCTCTTCCGGCGGGTAGACGCTCACGTCCACGTAGTCGTGCCAGCCGTGGTAACAGCCCTCAAATTTCAGGATTTTCTCGCTACCCGTGGCGGCCCGGGCGAGCCGAATCGCGTGGTACGTTGCTTCGCTCCCGCTGTTGCAGAAGTTGACCTGCTCGACGCTCGGGAGGGTTTCGACCAGTCGTTCCGCGACTTCCACTTCGAGTGGGGCCGTCCCCGCGCCATAGAGAACGCCGCCGTCGATGGCTCTCCGAGCGGCATCGTCCACCGAATCGTGTGCGTGACCGAGAATGATGGGACCGAAACCGAGGTGGTAGTCGGTGTACTGCTCGTCGTCGACCGTGGTCAGGGTAGCACCCTTCGCCCGTTCGAATGCGACATCGCCAGTGTCGTAGGCTTGCGCCCGGAGTCCGGTCTGGGCACCCCCTGGAATCACGTCTCGGGCGCGCTCCACGATTCGTTGGCTTTCCGTCGCGTCGCTCGCTGGTTTCGGGTTCATCGTTGAAAGGAAATCTGCATTCGTCGTTCGTCAGTCGTCGATCGTCGGGCTGCTCACTGCACCGCCGGAGTCCGTATCGGCGCCGGTCCAGACACCGGTCGAGAAGTCGATGGCGTCGTTCCACTTCGCCACGAGCGTCGTCACCGCGAGGTCGCCCGTGACGTTGTTCATCGTCCGCATTCGGTCGAGTAGCGGGTCGATACCCAGTACGAGGGCGATCGCCTGAATCGGGAGACCGACCTGCGTGAACACGACGGTCATCATGACGATGCTCGCTCCGGGGACGCCGGCCGTTCCGATGCTCGCGATAAGCGCCGTAACGAGGACGCTCAGTTGTTCCGCCATCGTCAGCGATTTGCCGACGACGTTCGCGGTGAAAATGGCGGCGATTCCGAGGTACATCGCCGTCCCGTCCATGTTGATGGTCGCGCCGAGCGGGAGCGAGAAGCTGTACACTTCTTGGTCGATTCCGAGGTTCTCGTCCGCGTTGGACATCGTTACGGGGAGCGTCCCGCTGGACGAACGAATGCTCAGCGCCGTCATCATCGCGTCTTTGCTCCCGCGGAGGAACGACATCGGGGACTGACCGACCAGACCGCTGATGATGAACAGCAGGTAGACGACAGAAATCTGGATGCCGATCGCGATGGCGAGCGTCGCGAACAGTTTGAACAGCGAAAAGATGGCCTCGACGCCGGTGTTGGCGAACAGCGCCGCCATCAGCGCGAAGACGCCGATGACGCCGTATTCCATGACGCCCCAGACGACTTTGAACATCACTTCGGCACCGGCTTCGACGACGTCGAAGATCGTCTCGACGCCGTTGTAGACGCTCGACCCTTCCTTGGCCTCGTCACGAACTACCGTCAGGCCGACGCCGAACGCCAACGCGAAGAAAATGACGCTGAGGATGTTCCCCTCCGCCATCGCACCGAACGGGTTCTCCGGAACGATGTTGAGGAAGACCTGTCCGAGACCCGGCGACTGCTTCGTCTCGACCGCGCTCTTTTTCAGAGCGTCTTCGAGCAAAAGACCGACGCCGGGGTCGATGACGTTGCTCACGACGAGACCGATTCCGATGGCGATCATCGTCGTGAAAAGATACAGAAGGATGACCTGTCCGCCGACTTTTCCGAGGTTTTTCGGCGAGAGGTTCCGCGCGGCCATGATGAGCGTGAAGACCACGATGGGGACGATGACCATCTTCAACAGTCGAACGAACAGGTCGCCGAGCGGTTGAAGGTTCGTCGCCGGTTCGCCGACGACGAGTCCCACGATAGAACCGAGAACGAATGCGGCCGCAATACGGTAGATAATAGGTACCGACCGATATCGTTGCCACGTTTGTGTTACACTACTCGTCATACAATACCAATGTACATCGACAACCATTCAAAAACACTTTCGGTTTTTCGCAGAATCTTGACCTAAACGACAGCATTATCGATTAAATTTGCATTTTTATATATTCCAGGTGATGATGGTAAATACGGATACTGGTAGACAATTTCGTCCAACCTCTCCGGTCGAATCGACTGTTCATTTCATGGACTTTCGAGTCGAAACTCCGTTGTGATAAATTGACACGGGGACGTTCACACGGACATGTTTATAAGTGCTGTCGTGGTCGGTCCCTCGGGCG of the Haladaptatus caseinilyticus genome contains:
- the ilvC gene encoding ketol-acid reductoisomerase, with product MTTIYYDDDADDAQLADKTVAVLGYGSQGHAHAQNLAESGVDVVVGLRESSASRKAAEADGLRVATPTEAASQADVVSVLVPDTVQPAVYDDIKSELEAGDTLQFAHGFNIHYGQIEPPEDVDVTMVAPKSPGHLVRRNYQADEGTPGLLAVYQDASGEAKAEGLAYAKAIGCTRAGVVETTFQEETETDLFGEQAVLCGGVTELIKMGYETLVDAGYSPEMAYFECLNEMKLIVDLLYEGGLGEMWDSVSDTAEYGGLTRGEVVVDDHAREQMETVLEGVQNGEFAREWILENQAGRPAYRQKRQAEKSHDIEDVGSELRDLFAWADEDEADETEKTEVPADD
- the leuC gene encoding 3-isopropylmalate dehydratase large subunit, with translation MSEGTLYDTVWDEHRVTDLPTGQTQLFVGLHLIHEVTSPQAFGMLGERDMEVAYPDRTHATVDHIVPTADQSRPYSDDSAEEMMAELEDNVREAGIDFSHPDSGDQGIVHVIGPEQGLTQPGMTIVCGDSHTATHGAFGALAFGIGTSQIRDVLATGTVAMEKQDVRQIRVTGDLGLGVSAKDVILEIIRRLGTDGGVGYVYEYAGEAIENLGMEGRMSICNMSIEGGARAGYVNPDETTYEYLRETDAFRDDPEKFERLKSYWESVRSDEDAQYDDVVEIDGNSLEPMVTWGTTPGQGVGVTEPIPEPDELPESKRETARQAQAHMRVEPGETMAGYDIDVAFLGSCTNARLPDLRRAARIVDGREVHTDVRAMVVPGSQRVKAAAEREGLDDVFREAGFDWRAAGCSMCLGMNSDQLDGDEACASSSNRNFVGRQGSPDGRTVLMSPEMVAAAAIRGEVTDVRELKEVAEA
- the leuD gene encoding 3-isopropylmalate dehydratase small subunit, which encodes MTKTNEGTTDEIESTSGTGVAVRGNDIDTDQIIPARFMKVVTFDGLGQFSFFDQRFTDEDEQKDHPFNRDQHRNASVLVVNANFGCGSSREHAPQALARWGIDAIVGESFAEIFAGNCLALGIPTVTADAETVGELQAFAESNPDAEIEVDVANETVRYGDREVEVNVDDAQRKALVEGIWDTTALMKSNEKAVAETAEKLPYVES
- a CDS encoding isocitrate/isopropylmalate dehydrogenase family protein, producing the protein MTEQIAIVSGDGIGQEVVPATRRVLEVIGPQFEFMEADAGDAVKEETGTALPDGTRELVAGADATLFGAAGETAADVILPLRRAVDSFVNVRPARAYPGTDALRPETDLVFLRENTEGVYAGHESRLTHDVTTLTRVVTESASERLAEFACEYVDERDEDGFTIAHKANVMRETDGLFRDTVDRVADVRGVPHDEALMDALATHLCLRPEEYGVIVCPNLAGDVLSDLAAGLVGGLGLLPSANIGPENALFEPVHGTAPDIAGEGVANPCATMFSAAMLLEYLGYDGEGQAVRDAVESVLENGPRTPDLGGSAGTGEVTEAVLTRLS
- a CDS encoding VOC family protein, whose protein sequence is MTLLDDVYETHIEVADLDRAMEFYGNTLGLELDRHEEERGIAFYFTGTPRSMLGVWEEDDPEPGHFAFRVSENRVDEMLPFLEARDIEPRAAFGVEPDEPIVHPWMPSATVYFADRDGNSLELLADLSDDPDPDKNRCP
- a CDS encoding ABC transporter permease — its product is MTGLTGFVTLTRREILRFLRRPRNTFVPPFVTNVLYFAVFGVVLGGRVGTMEFDGLTVDYITFILPGLVVLGAISNAFENSSFSIFHGRWNRYIEETLTSPMSYSRMVAAYIVSGAVRGLLVGALIAGIGAFFTNVGVAQPFYLVAFALVITLLFSSFGVVGGLWADDWDNLTMMNQFIVRPLVFFGGVFYTINSLPSGIFRDVTLLNPMVYMVNGIRYGFLGASEVNPNLSLAVLSGLTLVFMFLDAYLFRRGYGLTD
- a CDS encoding ABC transporter ATP-binding protein — translated: MDSAIRIRDLEKEYGDVRALKGVSLDVPEGSFFGLLGPNGAGKTTFINVLVGLVKKSGGTAEVFGADVEDEYRDARDRIGLAPQEFNVDRFFPIREVLEHKAGYHGIPKSKAKEKADEVLKRVGIYDKRDTRFDWLSGGMKRRFMLARALITDPDLLILDEPTAGVDVQIRHELWDTIIELNESGTTILLTTHYIEEAERLCDEVAILDSGEIVEVASPDELMNQGPDKVTVTLRDPPETEPHLSAGRDRILDVELDGDDLVITAREAGLLAPELVRELDRKGFDIEYFDISRTSLEEVFVSMTRTESGEADTETETVPAVTDGGERA
- a CDS encoding aspartate aminotransferase family protein is translated as MNPKPASDATESQRIVERARDVIPGGAQTGLRAQAYDTGDVAFERAKGATLTTVDDEQYTDYHLGFGPIILGHAHDSVDDAARRAIDGGVLYGAGTAPLEVEVAERLVETLPSVEQVNFCNSGSEATYHAIRLARAATGSEKILKFEGCYHGWHDYVDVSVYPPEEGLGEQYPESAGMLRSAVENTLVVPFNDSAAVEAVFREHGDDLAGVILEPVPHSVGCLLPDHDFLQHLRELTDDADVPLIFDEVITGFRHSPHGAQGEFGITPDLTCVAKALGNGYPVAAVGGREDLLSQAGGDNKSGVVISGTYSGNLPGLAAARETIDTIVEEDVQNHVTDLGDEYRAGLRDLLTDHGIEGRVVGHRSIFSLQFGVTGEPKNYEDVLGLDEGTFREFAAGMRERGHFFTPNPYKRHHLSFAHGEEQLEAYLDDADAVLATL
- a CDS encoding dicarboxylate/amino acid:cation symporter, translated to MTSSVTQTWQRYRSVPIIYRIAAAFVLGSIVGLVVGEPATNLQPLGDLFVRLLKMVIVPIVVFTLIMAARNLSPKNLGKVGGQVILLYLFTTMIAIGIGLVVSNVIDPGVGLLLEDALKKSAVETKQSPGLGQVFLNIVPENPFGAMAEGNILSVIFFALAFGVGLTVVRDEAKEGSSVYNGVETIFDVVEAGAEVMFKVVWGVMEYGVIGVFALMAALFANTGVEAIFSLFKLFATLAIAIGIQISVVYLLFIISGLVGQSPMSFLRGSKDAMMTALSIRSSSGTLPVTMSNADENLGIDQEVYSFSLPLGATINMDGTAMYLGIAAIFTANVVGKSLTMAEQLSVLVTALIASIGTAGVPGASIVMMTVVFTQVGLPIQAIALVLGIDPLLDRMRTMNNVTGDLAVTTLVAKWNDAIDFSTGVWTGADTDSGGAVSSPTIDD